The Ovis aries strain OAR_USU_Benz2616 breed Rambouillet chromosome 6, ARS-UI_Ramb_v3.0, whole genome shotgun sequence genome includes a window with the following:
- the LOC114115331 gene encoding small nuclear ribonucleoprotein E-like, translating into MAYWGQGQKVQKVMVQPINLIFRYLQNRSRIQVWLYEQVNMRIEGCIIGFDEYMNLVLDDAEEIHSKTKSRKQLGRIMLKGDNITLLQSVSN; encoded by the coding sequence ATGGCGTACTGGGGCCAGGGCCAGAAGGTGCAGAAGGTGATGGTGCAGCCCATCAATCTCATCTTCAGATACTTGCAAAATAGATCGCGGATTCAGGTGTGGCTTTATGAGCAAGTGAATATGCGGATAGAGGGCTGTATCATTGGTTTTGATGAGTATATGAACCTCGTATTAGATGATGCAGAAGAGATTCATTCTAAAACAAAGTCAAGAAAACAACTGGGTCGGATCATGCTAAAAGGAGATAACATTACTCTGCTCCAAAGTGTCTCCAACTAG